AtgcactttgattttttttttttttttatgtgaaaACGATTAAAAAGAAACGCTGATTTTGCTCTAAAACACGACTTTCATTGAATATGACCTAAGGGAGTCCATTCACCAGTGAATAAAACAGCACGAGAGGCGATAGCTGGATATACTGTAACCGTTGGGAAAATTTCGTTTTTCGGAATGACTTGAACTGTCTTGGCAACATATTTATCAAttaagttgacagttacttgtgaaaatacattgatcgtggttagtcttacgagGCTCGTTTCATTcagaccaagggactcatcagagacctttctgcttgtcaaactcgttgggcatcaTGCTCAAAGTCCGGTTCGCTAACAAAAttatgacagcaatctcgccttatatcgcataaggattccagaccgCACAAATATATTTATCAGCGGCGGAAAATGGGAGAGACATCCGGAACCGGAACCGTAGGCTGCTGCTATTATATTTCTTAagtgacttcgtctcggtgaatattcaccgataatcacttcgccttcggcgaataattgccaATTATTTAGTGGTCACGGCCAAGGTGGAAGATTTTGTTGCTTGACAGTTTGTAAGTAAGTTTGCTTGCGTTTCTCTCAAAACATCTGGTATGTGTTCTATTCCTTTCTTCTAAGGGACAAGTAGGTAGCCGTGCTGCTTTGGAAGTAGACGAAAGAGAAAAATAGTGAACATGTAATTTGCAAACTTGCAAATTAGTTGAGTCGTATTTAATTTTGGTTAGTCTTCATCTCTTCCGCACATTAGATATTTGCTAATTACTGAGCTTTTTTTCTGAGCTTATTCTTCTCCGTCCATTTTTTCCTGGAGCGCGCTTTTACATGAAGGCTTgtttctaaaataaaataaaaaatgaattaaaaaattaacaggCAAATATATTATTCACTACCGATCAACTTAGTAAACATTTAAACATTGCTCAGGACCTTTCAGACGAATTTGAATGATGAATACTAATTTCTATCGGTGGTAAGCTGTTTCCCACCACGCAGTGATTATATTATGTTTCAATTTAACTTTAAATCTGGAAATTTCATAGCCATTATAATACTTGGCATTTTCATTGAGCTGCTAACCCCTCTGGCATTGATTGTTGTGGATCTCGTTTGTAAGCCCCAAGTTAACTTCTTTTTTCGTTGCCACCACCTGTGTCAATATTATCCCACGTGTAAGCTTCTCTATTTATTTTAATACCTCCTTTTCTATGAAGGGAGCTTCGTCGACCCTTATCCAGTGCGTTAGATCTTTCACAAAGTTTCACAAGAAATATTTGATATgtctcttttgtttgtttgtttgtttgttttttttcattttactttgaCAGTAGTTCATATTACAGGTCTTAAATCGCCGAACGCAACAACTGTTACAGTGAGTAACGATTCATTTTTTCTCACAGTTTTGACACGATGTCATCAAATATATTAATTGCATAAATCCGCCAGTctattgcttttcttttgcctTAAAAGACGGGGATTTTTTATTAGAGTCAcgttaaaatatatattatatatatatatatatatatatatatattatatatatatatatatatatatatatatatatatataatttaaaaTGATCTCGGTTTTTCCTGCCGATAATATTCAGCAGCATGCGCAGGGAGTAGAATGTAACAAGCGCTTGTACCCTCGTCGAAATTTGTCATTGAAAACAGCATACAAGAGTGGGTTCAACGAACAGTTGACATGGGCCAAAAACAATCGCCAAAACCTCAGGGAACAAGGAATTGGATCATGCACAACCTGAGCCATAAAATATGTTAACCAGCAAATGACAAAGGCAGCTGTGATCGCAAGTAACATACAAAACAATTTTCGACTGGCTCGATGGAGTGTTTCGTGGCTTAGTCCGTTGCCCTGTGGTTTTTCCTGTCGAAGAGTTTTGATTATTACAGAATAAAGAGATGTAATGGCAACAAAGGGAAGGCCATAGAATACCACAGACAGGGACGTATAATAAATCTCTCTAGCTTGACTGTTGCCAAACGCTTTCCTGACATCCACAACACAGCGAAGTTCACCGGTACTTTCTCTCACTTCAGTCCTCAAGGAATATATATACGGAATTCGGACGGCCAAAGAGAGAAGCCAAATGAAGGAAGCGATTTGCTTTGAAGACCTCAgagaaagtttttttcttaatgGGAAAACAATGACGTGGAATCTGTCAGCTGCCATGGCCAGCAAGGTAAGAACAGAAACCAAGATACTGATGGCGTGTAGCGACGGTACGGTTTTACACAACACCAAACCAAGTATCCCATCTACAAGCCATTCCTGACCTTGAAGGCAAGTTACAATGGTTCGAGACATGTATACCAAAGAAATAACGAGGTCCGCAGTCGCCAAGTTAACAACAAAAACGTTGAATGGCAGTTTCCGCATGTTTCTGTCTCGCCAAATCACAGTAATTATCGCTGAGTTCCCCAAGGTTGAAACGGTAATTATCACACAATACGCTAGGGCTTTAGCGATTCTATGTGCGATGTGGTCTTGGCCAAAGTTGCAATCTTCTTGCAAAGCGGAGGACTTCGTGATCTCATTTTCGGAACAGTTTTGTTCACTTGCGCAAAAAGAGCTGTTAATTTGAACGGCGTCCATGATAAAATTGAACGAtttatcttttttcttcttcgttttcGTCGAGTTTTTAAATATTCTAGTTTACCTTCAAACACCAGCTCAACACGTCACGAATGATCTCCTGATATTTTTTGTGACCGGCCTTTTAGCAAATGTATATAGAAACACTTAGACTATGACGTCATGCTGTTAAGGAAGTTAAATTAAAATCATTTGCTCAACCAGAGTTAATAGAgggagactggttatgaaagcCGGCGAACTTCAAAGGATTAGAACAATAGCGGCGCTCTGAGGTTGAAGGTACAAGTCACGTGATCATGAAGGTGGACACATTCAAAACAAGATGGAGGATGGAGTAGACGATCTCTTGCTATGGGGAGACGATTTCGAAGTTATTTTAGACATTTTAGAAGGCGATGAAGCAGTCGAACAGCAGTTTGTAGCAACAGCTAACAATGTAAGTTTAAATTGTGCTAATTTACGGTTCGAATTTCTTGCTACCGACCCAAAACGTTCGCTTGTATGGCGAGTTACTCGAGTCACTCGAATCTATAAAACCCAAACATTTAACTTAAAATATGCATGTGCTACCTGCAATGACTGATCAGCGTTTCTCTAGAAGCTAAGAAAAGGTTTTCAACTGAATGGCTCGTTTAATATGAGAAGAAGTGCCGTAAATAACTTGCTGAAAACCGCTGTGAACTTATAGTATCACATCGAGTTTTAACTGGTTTTAGGGATATGATGTTGCACGAatcgtaatttttttcttcattctgTTGTAGGTCCAGCAGCAAGAAATTATCTGCAAAGACTgtgggaaaaaatataaaaccaAAGGAGGTTATAAACGacacagaaatttgaaacacagCAGTCTTCACGAAGGATCTAGTCAGCCTTTGAGTGTCAGCCTACTTGCTGAAGTTGTGGCTTCCGCAATcgggaaaataaataaagctgaAGTGTTTACAGAACGCTTGAGGGATGAACTAAGCAAGTATTCTTTTCAACAGCCAGAGGAAGGAAGTTTTGAATTCACTTGCATGAAATCAATGTATGATGCGCTTTTAAAGAATGGAGACTTGGAGAAGTTTTATCAGAAACATTATGCAACAGTTGCCGTGAAGTCTACACAGTTCTTCACTGGACTGTCAAGGAATACTGCCACATTATTGTCAACCAAAGTTGCCGACTGCCTTATTGCATACTGTAAGAGAAGCAAGAACTCTGGTGACAATACATGTAGTAATCCCACCACTACATTATTATCAGAGGGGGAAAGGGCTGGCTTGCAATACCTAGGAGGTTATGTGCTGCACAATTTGTACAAGAAACATGCAAGAACCGGTACTGTGGAGAGCCAGCAAGCTATGGTAATACTAAAGGCTGGCAAACTTGATTGTATCAATGATTCAAAGCAAAATCTGATTTCGAGTTTGAACCGTGGTGGGCTATGGTCAATTACAGAGCCAGCTCAGAAGATTTTTGTGATGGCAGAACATTACTTCCGCTAGCTAGCTCCAAAAGTGACGtcacaaggaattgacattgtTACAATAACTCTTAAGGCTACTAGTGATAGTGATGTTCTTTCTAACTATGGATTGATCATAACTAATGCAGAAATCAAGCCAGCCAGTCCTGTCATCAAGGATGTATTGCATGGCATTATAACTTTATATGTAAGGGTACGCTCATTCTCCTTCACAAAGGATATGattgagaaaaaacaaaatcagaATGAAGCAAACAAAGGGGAAGTCTCTTCGCAAGGACATTAGTCGGAGTTGCCAAGAAAATGAACAAGGGAGGCAAAGCTAAAACTCTccatttatatttaatttacttttgtgAACAACACATAATAGAGTTGTTtgcaattttattattaaaaatcaACATGGTTTCTTATGTTTAGTTCCAAACAATATGTTACAATGACAGTGCTAAAACCTTCTCATGTGAAAGTGCAACTTGCTGTAAATAAGATCATAGCTTGTTTGAATGGAATTTAGAAAATTTTGGAAAACTACTTGTGAATAATATGACAATTATAATTCTAAAACATGTTATAACTAGatcctccgtgagggtacactgggttgcctgtggtacgggaaccgttccagacaatttttttcaagttgggcggtcattaagaagtcataccagacgaggccctttggctcacaggtcctcacacgttcgtacgacgaaacagacctgtccttgcgtaatatgtatctctaacagtgcacgatattgttttggtattgtctatcattgtagtgccatggtagaagtcttgggtaaatagtctgagaagacatgtggttattagcaaagtactgaacccagaaagattgaagaaaataaatgggaagtgagaaacactagtttctgggctgacatgttgataaacttcttttgaccacaagtttaagcgtgccctctgagcatctgacagctttgtaatacctaAGTTTCACTGAAGTTTAAATcctgttgggcggggttagtgtttggatgggagaccaaaataatatacccctcgcaaaacagaagcattggaccgaaaatactattaacgctaacaaatgcgaactcagcaaggtacagattttgttagcttactttatgcaaaaacaaatattgatgcaaaagtaaataaatattgatacaaagtttttagaaagagcagaaggaagtttgcaggacgatcgctcgagaataacatatttacgacatgaaaacaacatttattttgaaccgtgaatatagaatataaaaagttacgatcagcgacaaacattttgggggattatCGCCGttatgaagttaccgcggcatgtttactcgccaaacagtgaagtatctgtgtcaaatgatggcaagataccggtttttataagtttctttttccgtcaagagttataaagtttgacaatgaaatgagcgaagtcaaaacaaagatcacaatcgcccaactcttgtttatgcaaagtcaaaatttcctCTCCAAGACGCGAacaacgttatttatcaccaggtaattccgtcattttggaaatagcagctactttattattcaactgcgtcacaattcttcactgattttgaggctcattttgttgaaactcaagcacgcttccaacaggcctgtgaatcCTTCCAGCTTAcacagcaatactaaaaaactactcccatatcacatttcaaccttaagctcgaaaattcaatacacaacatgatattataattcacaaaggcagaaaataccacaaaatccttttccagcgaaaaatttattgaaacaaacaacatatttactcttattggcgaaaacctcttcctatttcattgcgtgcgtgaagacaagaaactcaatcgtgtcaaattaccatgtacttcaggtaaat
Above is a window of Montipora capricornis isolate CH-2021 chromosome 6, ASM3666992v2, whole genome shotgun sequence DNA encoding:
- the LOC138050339 gene encoding uncharacterized protein, with protein sequence MEDGVDDLLLWGDDFEVILDILEGDEAVEQQFVATANNVQQQEIICKDCGKKYKTKGGYKRHRNLKHSSLHEGSSQPLSVSLLAEVVASAIGKINKAEVFTERLRDELSKYSFQQPEEGSFEFTCMKSMYDALLKNGDLEKFYQKHYATVAVKSTQFFTGLSRNTATLLSTKVADCLIAYCKRSKNSGDNTCSNPTTTLLSEGERAGLQYLGGYVLHNLYKKHARTGTVESQQAMVILKAGKLDCINDSKQNLISSLNRGGLWSITEPAQKIFVMAEHYFR